In Hahella sp. HNIBRBA332, the genomic window CATCAAAGAGCTTTATGACACCTTGGCTTCGGGTGAGTTCGCGGGTGAAAGCTCTGCGGAGAAAGCGCGTTTTCGCGCGCTTGCGGCGTCAGAGTGGGAGCGCTTGCGGGAGTTCGGAGCGCTGAAAGTGCGTCCGATCATCTTCGCCAGCGGAACCTCGGAGCTGACGCTGGAAGGCAAGCGCGAAGTGGACCTGTTGATGGAAAACCTGCAGCACTACCCGAATTTTCGCGTGGAGATCCGTGGACATACCGGCGTCAGGGGCGATGCGGAGGCGAACAAACAGCTCTCTCTGGACCGCGCCGAAGCCGTGTATCGCTATATCGAAGTCACCTATGAAATCGATCCGAACCGGTTCCGCTTTGTCGGTTATGGCGGTGAAAAACCACTGCCGCAGCTGCCGAACGAGTCGCTACGCGCCTACAACTACCGTCTGCCGCGGGTGGAAATCGTCTTGGTGAGTGGAGAAATCTAGGTATGACCTTTGACACCAAAGCGATCAAACCCGCCAAAATCAAAGCAGAGACGCTGAAAACCTCGCTGACCCAACCGGTGACGCTGTACCCCGCTTTGGTCGGCTTTCTGGGCGGCGCCGCGACCATGCTTTTCGGCATGGGCGGCGCGACGCTGGGAGCATTAGTGGGCGGCGCCGTATTGGCGCTGGGCGGCTGGTCCTGGGAGTATTTCGCCAGAGGCGGCGCCCACGCTAATCGCTACATTGAGCGATACCGCAAGGTGTTGGAAGCGCAGCGCAAACAGGCCATCGCTCACCTTGATACGGAGTTGTCTAAACTAAATGCGGACGACGCCATCCAGCAGCTGCAGTTATTTCAGAAGAAGTTTGAGATCTTCAATCAGGTGCTCAATCGCAAACTGCAGTCCACGGAACTGACCTATAACCGCTATCTGGCCATGGCGGAGCAGGTGTATCTGAACGGCCTGGATAACCTGGAAGGCGTCTCTCTGTCCCTGCAGTCAATCAGCGCGATTGACCGGGTGGCCATCGAAGGCAAGCTGCAGCGCCTGGATGGCGTCGTTTCGGCGGAAGCGGAAAGAACCCGCGAGCAGCTGCGCGGCCGTTTGCAGTTGTTCGATGAGCAAATGCAACGGGTGCGTTCTCTCTATGCGGAAAACGAGGAAGCGTTGACCAAACTGGATCAGGTCAGCGCCCGCCTCGCCAATACGGATTTCAGTAGCGGTCGCGCCGCCATGGATATGGAGCAAGCGATCAAGGAACTGACCACACTAATTGAAAACTCGCAGCAATATGCGCAAAAAAAGTGATGAGGAATAACCAGTGAGCAATTTAATCCTGACCGAGAAAGAGAAAATAGAGAAGCAGGTCATTGCGGAAACCTCCAAATCTGAAGAGGTTGATCCCAAGCTGCAAGCGCAGGCTGACGAGCTGGTGGAGAAATTGGTCGGCATCGATCTCCGCAATCTGGACCAGCGTGACGCCCAGGCCCGGGCCGTGGCCAATCTGGGAGAAACAGTGACGCGTAATATGGCGCAGCAAAGCGCGATGTTGAAACAGCCCATGGCCAATCTGCTGCGCGACGCTCAGGACGGCGGTCCGGTGGCGCAAGGCCTGCTGACCTTGCAGGAGCAGGTCACCGACATCAACCCGAATCGGGTTGACTTCAATATGGGCGGCTTTCGCCGACTCTTGTCGATGATCCCAGGCGTAGGCACGCCTCTGGCGCGCTGGTTCGCGCGTTATCAAAGTGTTGAAGGCGTCATTCAGGACATCGTGGCGACGCTGAAAGACGGCAAGTCGCAACTGGAGCGGGATAACGTCACCTTGCGCAACGATCAGAAGCGCATGCGCGAACTGACCTTCCTGCTGCAGGATTACATCAAGCTGGGGCAGTTGCTGGACAGACAGCTGACGTCTCAGGTGGAGCGTCAGGAAGATGAGGAGAAGCGTAAGTTTCTGGAAGAGGAAGTGCTGTTCCCGCTGCGTCAACGCATTATCGATCTGCAGCAAATGCTGGCGGTGAACCAGCAAGGCGTGTTGTCTACCGAAGTTATCATCCGCAACAACCAGGAGTTGGTGCGCGGCGTCGATCGCGCCTGTAACGTCACGGTTACTGCGTTGTCCACGGCTTCCACGCTGGCGCTGGCGTTGCAGGCGCAGAAGAAAGTGCTGAAAGGCGTGCAGGCGGTGACTCAAACTACCAACGACCTGATCGCGGAAACCGCCAGTACACTGCGCACTCAGGGGGTGGAGATTCAAAAGCAGGCTTCACAGGCGCAACTGGACATCAATACTTTGAAGAAAGCCTTTACCGATGTGCAGGCCGCTCTGGAAGAACTCAGCAGCTTCCGGCGCAACGCCTTGCCCAAGATGGCGCAGTCTATTGTGGATATGGATGAGCTGAGCGGCAAAATGGAGAAATCCATCCAGAAAATGGAAGGGGCGGAAGAAGCCCGCGTGTCTCTGGAAGACGCCATTGAAATCATTGATATCAATAAAGAATAACCGGCTGTCCGTTACTGATGACGGACGCAATACTTTGCAACAAGGAAAAAATTTATGGTACGACGCATAACCTCCATCATGATGTGCCTGGCGGTTTCCGCCTCTGCTTCTGCGGCGGATAAGTTCAAACTTGCCTGGTCCCATTACACGGGCTGGGAACCCTGGGGCTACGC contains:
- a CDS encoding toxic anion resistance protein, with the protein product MSNLILTEKEKIEKQVIAETSKSEEVDPKLQAQADELVEKLVGIDLRNLDQRDAQARAVANLGETVTRNMAQQSAMLKQPMANLLRDAQDGGPVAQGLLTLQEQVTDINPNRVDFNMGGFRRLLSMIPGVGTPLARWFARYQSVEGVIQDIVATLKDGKSQLERDNVTLRNDQKRMRELTFLLQDYIKLGQLLDRQLTSQVERQEDEEKRKFLEEEVLFPLRQRIIDLQQMLAVNQQGVLSTEVIIRNNQELVRGVDRACNVTVTALSTASTLALALQAQKKVLKGVQAVTQTTNDLIAETASTLRTQGVEIQKQASQAQLDINTLKKAFTDVQAALEELSSFRRNALPKMAQSIVDMDELSGKMEKSIQKMEGAEEARVSLEDAIEIIDINKE